In the Telopea speciosissima isolate NSW1024214 ecotype Mountain lineage chromosome 6, Tspe_v1, whole genome shotgun sequence genome, ACTTCTTCATTGACAAACTCGTTCTTTGATATATGCTTGTCAGGGACTGGTACAATTTAGAGAAATCCAAGCGTGTCAAGGCATTTAGATGTGGGGAATTTGATGATTGTATTGAAAGGGCTGAATCATCCCAGGGCATtccaataaagaaaagagagaaatatgcACGTCGAGAAGATGCTATTCTTCATGCTCTTGAGCTTGAGAAGCAGCATAAAAAACTAGATGTTGGTTTTAATTCTACGAGCAATAAAATGGCTGGGAAGATGATTACATCTCAAATGGGGAATGATCATTGCAAATTTGGAAATATAAAATCACAGGATGAGAAGATGGGAGATCCTTTGCATGTGCAAAAAGTCAAACAGGGGAAGCAGATGAGCTGGGAAGATGATAATTCGGAAGCCAAACCTCGGATGAGAGGCTTGCAGGATTTTGGGCTGAGGATTGCCTCTTCAAAGACAAAGTTTTCTGCCTCCACTGCTCTAGAGGGTTCTCATAGACTTTCTGTAGTTGATCATATGGATTTTCATGCAAATGGTCGGAGTGTGGGGAATGAAAATCATGTCAACAGCAGTAAGAATTCTTtggcaatcaaaagaaaaaggtcACAGGGTGGGCTGCTTGAGGGATCCATTGTCAAGAGACGTGATAGACGCCGTCCTCTTGTTCAAGTATTACAGAGTAGTGCAAAATTGCCATTATCACACTCTTTCCAGACTGATGGCAATGCTGTTTCTACCCTTGTGCGTGGTGAAAAAGAACAGATGGGGGTTATTTGTCGTGCCAAGAGGAGCAAATGTGTATATTTGCCTGCGGACTTGAATGATTGTTTAGATCACACAGAATGTCCTCCAGACCAGATGAAGATATCACGGACACAGTTAGGAATGGATAACTGTCAACTCTTCCCTGGTTCTTTGACGGAAGGAGTCACTTTTGAGGAAATGATGGAAGATGCAGAATCTGACTCTTCTGAGAGGGATTCCCTAGaccctgacatggatgaagagacAACTCTATTATCAGGTTATTCACTCTTGATATATTTATTTACTAAATTTCCTTTTCATATTAATAGTATGCACACTCTCTCTTTTACTAGTTGCCCTGATTCTGAATGTTGGTTTTCTTTCTCTGCTgataattggattttttttttaacaaattttCTATCTTTACTCAGAATATATTAcattattgtttttatttacaTAACATTTATGCAATATATTTCTACTAGACGTTTGTATTGATATTTACAATGCTTGACTATATGTTTGACCAtacatttaatatttttttttgggggggacgGGGGGAGGGGAGGCGTGGGGTTGCTTTTGTCTAGTTAGTGATTATACATTTCCATTGGCCTTGTTAAAATTTGCTCAAAATAAGCaagattatttcttttttcatgtGAAATGGGATTCATTTATGCTTTGAATCTTTCCCCGGAAAAAATAAATCGGAAAGACAACTGGTTGGTTTTCATGGCTGTAGTTTGGTTTGTTGTGCATTTATATTGTATAGTGGTGTCCAATGTGGAGTCCTTGTCATTTTAGAAGTACATACATACATTCAATGCTGTTTTACTGGTATGGAAGCTATCCACAGGTTTCCTGCTTTGACACGTATGTCCAAGCATTGTCTACTGGAGTCCCTAATGTGTCCTTGTAATACCTCCTTTTTGAATCCcttgtttttctctcttttttccccacctttttttttcctaattaagCTGGGTTTGGCATAAATTTAGTTGAATTTAGCTCAACCTTTATAGACAGAAAGCAAAAACCAAACTGTAAAGTGGGGAGGGTGTAGGGAGGGAATGATTAAAATTCACTTACAGCCCTTAACTTGGTTGCTTAAAAAGCTTTGAAAGATGAGTTGTTAACTTGGATGGCAATAAGatagaacaagaaaaaaagaatgaaaaataaatgatcAAATGCATGGACAGTCCCTAAAATGgtcaaagggaaaaagaaaagaacttcTAAGTTGACTGTTAATGGTTTGGTATTCCTGCCATTTCTTGTACAGTTGTACCTTCCCTTAGTGTTGGGGTTGTTTTATAATTTATAGGGCCATTAAAGTCATTCCTCGGTCATTTTTATGAGTAAGCCttagcaatatatatatatatatatatatatttttttttttttttcgatttgTCAATTTATGTTACTTCTGTTGTTCAGGTGCTACTACTGAAATGCAGCCAGTAGCAGAACCAAGTTCTGGCAAATACATGAGTGGCAATGGTTATCAAGTTCAAGGTCAATCAGAAAGCATGAGTAGTGAGGAGCTTGAAGAGTCACCCCTTACTAGATATGTGTCTCACCCTCACCCTCATGACCAGACTGCAGCTGTTGCTGCTGATGTAGGGGTATCAAAATGGAAacagaaagggaaaaggaacatCCGGAATTTAACCAAGAGACCCATGGAGGCAAGAGAAGGAAAATTCTCCAATGGATCCATTCATGAAACATATCTTGAAGGAGAGGGAAACAACTTAAACCAAAAGGCATCTGGACTAGGTTCTTACCCCGCATGTGAGGATCTGAAGTATGTCTATGATGAGGGTGATTTGACTGAGAAGGATTCAATGCATACCCAAGTATCTGGACTTGGCAATGGAAGATACCCTATACTAAAATCTGCTTCCAAAGACCACAACAGAATCATCACTGACGTTGCCGATTCTGAGGAAGACCCAGTCTGGGGAGCAGATGGATTATCTCAATCAACACTAAGAGAATACTGGGAAAACCAAGGTGAGTACTTTGATCCAGTATATGGTACTCATCGTCTTGGCAATAGGATGGAATCGACATTGGTAGATGTGGACTTGAAGGTCCAAGCAAGCTATCAAGGAGAGCATGTCCCTTTGGTTTCTCTAATGAGTCGATTGAATGGGAAAGCAATAATTGGACATCCGATCCAAATCGAAGTATTAGAAGATGGTGCCACCGATAAACTTCTTGTTACATATGGGGGGTTTGATGTGGAACCCAGTTACAATGATGGAAGTACAGGACTTCCACCTGTCTGGAGAACTGCCAGAAGGACGGCCATGCACCGTGTCCCTCGTCCGCAACTTTTGTCTGCACCGGAGGATGATGAAAGTGCTGAACTTCACCCTTATGCAGATCTTGAAAGTAAGCCTCTGTACAAGAAGCCATATCCAGCAAATTTTAGTCATAAGGCAAGGCTGATGAAAAAGAGCTTGTCTCTAATTCGTCGGCCTCCTATAACTGAAAAGAAGTTCCCAAAGAAGCTCTTGAAGAAAGTTAGTGTTTCTAGCCAGAAAACAAGGACACTATCTTCAATTTCTATTGACCAGGAATTGACTGGCAAGGCTGGCAATTCAAAGCTTTCAAATAAGAGGGACATGGAGGGGCTGATCAAACCAGTAGAAACTGGACTTACTACAGTTACCTGCATCCCTGTGAAACTAGTGTTCAGTAGGTTACTAGAATCAGTTGGAAGGCCTCCATCAAGACCTGCTAATCATGGGGTTTTGAAGGGAGATATAGAAAGAAAACCATCGTAAAAGGCAATGTAAATTGTTACATGGGATCAATAATCTTGTACCACCAAATCACCAAAGATCATCACCTGCCTGTTCACCAAAGTATAATTCCAGTTCTTATTTGCTATTGAGATCCTGAAGGACCCCAATTGGcaatttttgataatgccaaaaaCTTGGGAGTATCTACCTGACGGATGCCATGCCTTTTCATGCTCTGATTACCCCATCAGGCAACATGGAAGTTACTACAGCATAAGCTGTGATGATCTAACTTCCCCACATGTTGGGGAACCTGGGTTGGTTGgtttctcctcccccc is a window encoding:
- the LOC122665093 gene encoding uncharacterized protein At1g51745 translates to MRISDGLQGTVGVDCSVGSIVWVRRRNGSWWPGRILGPNELSASHLMSPRSGTPVKLLGREDASVDWYNLEKSKRVKAFRCGEFDDCIERAESSQGIPIKKREKYARREDAILHALELEKQHKKLDVGFNSTSNKMAGKMITSQMGNDHCKFGNIKSQDEKMGDPLHVQKVKQGKQMSWEDDNSEAKPRMRGLQDFGLRIASSKTKFSASTALEGSHRLSVVDHMDFHANGRSVGNENHVNSSKNSLAIKRKRSQGGLLEGSIVKRRDRRRPLVQVLQSSAKLPLSHSFQTDGNAVSTLVRGEKEQMGVICRAKRSKCVYLPADLNDCLDHTECPPDQMKISRTQLGMDNCQLFPGSLTEGVTFEEMMEDAESDSSERDSLDPDMDEETTLLSGATTEMQPVAEPSSGKYMSGNGYQVQGQSESMSSEELEESPLTRYVSHPHPHDQTAAVAADVGVSKWKQKGKRNIRNLTKRPMEAREGKFSNGSIHETYLEGEGNNLNQKASGLGSYPACEDLKYVYDEGDLTEKDSMHTQVSGLGNGRYPILKSASKDHNRIITDVADSEEDPVWGADGLSQSTLREYWENQGEYFDPVYGTHRLGNRMESTLVDVDLKVQASYQGEHVPLVSLMSRLNGKAIIGHPIQIEVLEDGATDKLLVTYGGFDVEPSYNDGSTGLPPVWRTARRTAMHRVPRPQLLSAPEDDESAELHPYADLESKPLYKKPYPANFSHKARLMKKSLSLIRRPPITEKKFPKKLLKKVSVSSQKTRTLSSISIDQELTGKAGNSKLSNKRDMEGLIKPVETGLTTVTCIPVKLVFSRLLESVGRPPSRPANHGVLKGDIERKPS